A single region of the Brassica rapa cultivar Chiifu-401-42 chromosome A03, CAAS_Brap_v3.01, whole genome shotgun sequence genome encodes:
- the LOC103862406 gene encoding ankyrin repeat domain-containing protein 2A → MASSPDKNLSPSDEKTGSTESPKPESAASGSSPSSANNPPALNFNAFDFSNMAGILNDPSIRELAEQIAKDPAFNQLAEQLQRSIPDAAQGGAGGGFPNIDPQQYVSTMQQVMHNPEFQTMAERLGKALVQDPQMSPFLEAFSNPETAEHFTERMARMKEDPELKPILDEIDAGGPSAMMKYWNDKDVLKKLGEAMGMPVAGLPGQTASAEPEVAAEEGEEEEEEEESIVHQTASLGDVEGLKNALESGGNKDEEDSEGRTALHFACGYGELKCAQVLIDAGASVNAVDKNKNTPLHYAAGYGRKECVSLLLENGAAVTLQNQDEKTPIDVAKLNNQAEVVKLLEKDAFL, encoded by the exons ATGGCTTCCAGTCCAGACAAGAATCTGTCTCCTTCAG ATGAGAAAACCGGTTCGACCGAGAGTCCTAAACCGGAATCAGCAGCCTCTGGGAGTTCACCTTCATCAGCTAACAACCCTCCTGCCCTCAATTTCAATGCTTTTGATTTCTCTAACATGGCTGGTATCCTCAAC GATCCAAGCATTAGAGAATTGGCTGAGCAGATTGCTAAAGATCCCGCCTTTAACCAATTAGCTGAGCAGCTTCAGAGATCTATTCCAGACGCAGCTCAAGGAGGAGCAGGAGGAGGCTTCCCTAACATTGATCCGCAACAGTATGTTAGCACGATGCAGCAGGTTATGCATAACCCTGAGTTTCAGACTATGGCTGAGCGTCTTGGTAAAGCCTTAGTTCAG GATCCACAAATGTCTCCGTTTTTGGAAGCGTTCTCGAACCCTGAAACGGCAGAGCATTTTACTGAGCGTATGGCGAGGATGAAGGAGGATCCGGAGTTGAAACCTATACTTGATGAGATTGATGCTGGTGGTCCTTCTGCTATGATGAA GTACTGGAATGATAAAGATGTGTTGAAGAAGCTTGGTGAAGCAATGGGTATGCCTGTTGCTGGCTTGCCTGGCCAGACTGCTTCAGCTGAACCTGAGGTAGCAGCGGAAGAaggtgaggaagaagaagaagaagaagagtctaTTGTTCATCAAACTGCCAGTCTTGGTGATGTTGAG GGTTTGAAAAATGCTTTGGAATCTGGTGGTaacaaagatgaagaagattctGAAGGGAGGACAGCATTGCATTTTGCTTGTGGATACGGCGAG TTGAAATGTGCTCAAGTTCTTATCGACGCTGGGGCAAGTGTAAACGCTGTTGACAAAAACAAGAACACACCGCTTCATTACGCTGCTGGTTACGGGAGAAAAGAGTGTGTTAGCCTTCTCCTAGAGAACGGCGCTGCAGT GACTCTACAAAACCAAGACGAGAAGACACCCATTGATGTGGCCAAGCTCAACAACCAAGCCGAGGTGGTGAAGCTGCTCGAGAAGGACGCTTTCCTTTGA
- the LOC103862407 gene encoding thioredoxin reductase 1, mitochondrial: MNCLNRSRLLIKSLISRPPSLASAFSSSAVMNGLETHNTNLCIVGSGPAAHTAAIYAARAELNPLLFEGWMANDIAPGGQLTTTTDVENFPGFPDGILGADLTDNFRRQSERFGAKIFTETVTKVDFSSKPFKLFTDSRAVIADAVILATGAVAKRLTFPGSGEGTGGFWNRGISACAVCDGAAPIFRGKPLAVIGGGDSAMEEASFLTKYGSKVSIIHRRDAFRASKIMQQRVFANPKIDVVWNSTVVEAYGDGERGGVLGGLKVKNVVTGDVEDLRVSGLFFAIGHEPATRFLGGAVELDSDGYVVTKAGTTETSVAGVFAAGDVQDKKYRQAVTAAGTGCMAALDAEHYLQEIGSQQGKSD; encoded by the exons ATGAATTGTCTGAATCGTTCGCGGCTACTCATCAAGTCCTTGATAAGCAGACCACCGTCTCTCGCCTCCGCCTTTTCTTCCTCCGCCGTTATGAACGGACTCgaaacacacaacacaaaccTCTGCATCGTCGGAAGCGGCCCCGCCGCACACACCGCCGCTATCTACGCCGCCAGAGCCGAGCTTAACCCTCTCCTCTTCGAAGGATGGATGGCCAACGACATCGCTCCGGGAGGCCAGCTAACAACCACCACCGACGTCGAGAACTTCCCCGGATTCCCGGACGGCATCCTCGGCGCCGACCTAACTGACAACTTCCGCCGCCAGTCGGAGCGGTTCGGCGCCAAAATCTTCACCGAGACGGTGACCAAAGTCGACTTCTCATCCAAGCCGTTCAAGCTCTTCACCGACTCCAGAGCAGTCATCGCCGACGCCGTGATCCTCGCCACCGGAGCCGTCGCGAAACGCCTCACCTTCCCCGGCTCCGGCGAGGGCACCGGAGGCTTCTGGAACCGCGGGATCTCGGCGTGCGCGGTCTGCGACGGAGCGGCGCCGATATTCCGCGGCAAGCCTCTGGCGGTGATCGGCGGCGGCGACTCGGCGATGGAGGAGGCGAGTTTTTTGACCAAGTATGGTTCCAAAGTGAGTATTATACATAGGAGAGATGCGTTCAGAGCGTCTAAGATTATGCAGCAGAGAGTTTTTGCGAATCCGAAGATCGATGTGGTGTGGAACTCGACGGTTGTGGAGGCTTATGGGGACGGCGAGAGAGGAGGCGTGCTTGGAGGGTTGAAGGTGAAGAATGTGGTTACTGGTGACGTGGAGGATTTGAGAGTTAGTGGGTTGTTTTTCGCTATTGGTCATGAGCCTGCTACGAGGTTTTTGGGTGGTGCGGTTGAGTTGGATTCGGATGGGTATGTGGTGACTAAGGCTGGGACTACGGAGACTAGCGTTGCTGGAGTTTTTGCGGCGGGGGATGTTCAGGATAAGAAGTATAGGCAGGCGGTTACAGCTGCAGGAACTG GATGCATGGCAGCGTTGGATGCGGAGCACTACTTACAGGAGATTGGATCGCAGCAAGGTAAGAGCGATTGA